TTGGATTGGCTGGCTACAAGGGAATCAGCCTGGCAAACTGTAAGTTAACTATTCTTCATCCTTCCAAATAGTTACCAGCTTTGGAACAGATACTAATAGAGGAAGAAGAATAAGAAAGGGACTTTGAgtgaatggcttttttttttccttgaagggTTTGTACATTTACAATGGTTCAAAACCATCAGCTCAGAATCAGATGTACCAAGGGAAGGATTGAGGCATGGGAGGGTCAAATTCTATACCATCCTAAGCATGCCAGATCTTGCTGTACTCCTCTGGTGCCACTAAATTTGCCAGCTGGCACTTGTAGGGTGACTACAAGATATATTTCAGCCCTCAGCCATTTCCAGCTTGGAATTTGGGTTCTGCAAGCCTGAGTAAGGcagtatttttgtcatttttaatccCCCTACAAAGATGCTGGGTTTTTAATagccaagttttttaaaaaattacattgaaCTCTTAAAACAGGGACTGTAGGAACCTATTTCTCCTCAATCAATATCTACAAAAGGATTCCCGAAATGTAGCATGAAATAGCATTCTATTATTCTGACTCTAgttcattaattatttttcattttcttccacagAATTCAAGATGTGCCCTAAGGAACATCTTGTATTTCAGTCCATACCTGTCAATGTCAACATTGTATTTTTCAGAGTGAATTCAGACATTTCCCCTCCataactattttttaataaatgagcaaatggctagatggatggatggatgacataGTCTTTCCTATCCTATGATTCTTATTGTCTGGATTCTAATTTGATATCCAAATTCACCTTTAGGTATCATAAGATTCTCTTAGTAAATCCTTATTTTTCCTAGTACAAGTATTTTTACATTAGCATATGCATCTGCTGCTAGTGACCAAACCCAGTTAACCACTCTGTTGATTTTTCCATTCTAGGCTAGGTCTTACCTGGGGGATGGGAGCAATGGAAGACAcagctattttaatattttttacaatGTGCTATCTTGTTTCATTAGTATTAGCAAACGATTTGCTAACAAAAGAATTCTCCTAAGGGCCCCTAACaccaaatgttaaaatatttacaagtaaAATATGTCTTTATGCTTCTAAAATAAGTCATTAGTAAAATAGAATTGTGCTATGAAATAGAAGTCATATAATGTTGCTGTTTAttactaaaaatacattttttttttcagggatgtGTTTGACCTATGGAGAAAGCCGTTATAACACACACGTTACCAACTACAATCCTGGAAGCAAAAGCACTGACTATGGGTTATTTCAGATCAACAGCAAGTGGTGGTGTAATGATGGCAAAACCCCAAGAGCAACTAACGGCTGTGGTGTATCCTGCAGTGGTAAGACGAGATAATGTTGAGTGATGCACAGGCCCCATTTGGCGGTACCTATAAGAAGAGAGATTTAATGCAAATGAAAAGGTCTTTAGAGTTCATGAGGGACCCAGAAAAACTCCATCTTAACttctaaaaatgctttattttctacCTCATAAGTCCTTAAGTAAGAAATTAAACAGCTGGTATCATATAAGGTTGCTGTTTGCTAACATACAAGAGTTGGAATGATCTATCACTGTATTATAACTGGACATGTTGATGCTTTGTAAAGAACAATGCCATTCCTACTAATTTACCTGGTTTGGGAGAGGTTTAGGGATAGTTTGGTTGTgtggtcttttttaaaattttgtcatatTTACTTCTTTTACGTATATATTATACAGTAGGGGTTTTTTTGCTGAgtgattttaaagtgaattagaGACATTATCACATTTCATTCCTAAATTCTTTAGTTTGCATATCTAAAAAATACACTTCCTATTTAATCACTGTCattctaaaatgttaatatatggatttgtttttaattggggtGAAACAAATATTCTATTGAGTTCCTTTTAAAACTGAGATAACATATGCAATAtttagggctccccaggtggggTTAGCAGTAAAGGACCCTCCTGacagtacaggagacatgagatacaggttcgatctccaggttgggaagatcctccaaaggaggatatggcaacccactccagtattcttgattagAGAATCAAcataaacagaggagtctggagggctacaattcatggggtcacaaagagtcacacatgcacatgtgcacatgcaATATTTATTGCATAAAATATCGGAGAAATATTGCTAATTTGatactgtttaatttttaatattaaaattcctAATAAAGAAGATTAGCTTCTGGACATATCTTTTATATACAGTTagtttagtttaaaaattattttgtattatacAATAATCTGTGGTCATTGAATAAAAGTTCTACTACCCAGAGACTTATGACCACGGTAACTTGTGGTATCCACATCTTCTTTCAGAATACACATCACTCACGTACATGAATGTAAAGCTATATAATTCACATTTGTACCCACATAGAAACATGTAAGCAATATGcttcaacaaaaatgaaattgTACTATATTTACTACTTTACAATTTGCTCATCATTGCACAATATCATTTTTCTCAACAAATATCAATCTTATTAATTTTTCTGGATGAATAGGATTTcactaaatattctaaaatttattaatCCAGCTCTTGTATTAATGCATATGTCTTGGGTACATTgcttattacttttctttttttggaataaATTTTCACTAGTAGAACTGCTGAGCAAAAAACTGCTAGACTGGTTTCcgcttgtttgtttttgctttgttttcaaagtGTCCAGTGAAAAGAGAACCTTCTATCATATTAGTTAATAGTTTCAGAGCTTCCAGTGGCTTGGGCAAATGAGAAACGGAATGCTTTATTTCATGCCAAATGGGATagaatggagagagagagttttCTCCCAATATTCACAGATACAGcgactcttaaaaaaataattttagttgtTCTTTCCTCAGCCTAAGAGAATAAAGCTGGCTGAACCTAAAATTTACGTGAAATTTCTGTGAACATTGTCCTCATTTCTCACCACCTCTTTTTCAGCTTTGCTGAAAGATGACATCACTCAAGCTGTAGCATGTGCAAAGAAGATTGTCAGTGAGCAAGGCATTACAGCATGGTatgttagttttttgtttttgttttccatacGGTGCTGTTAAGATGTAATTGACACACAGTGCTtcataaatttaaggtgtacagcataatggcttacatacatcatgaaatgattatcacagtaagtttagtgaacatccatgaTCTCAATggacacaaaattaaagaaacaatgcgatactgttaagcaattatccttcatttaaaaataaaaataaaaaagttaaagaaacagaagaaaaaaatctcgtGATGAAAAATCTTGTGATTTACTCTCTATTTTCATATGTAAgacacagcagtgttaattatattcatcatgttgtacatcacATCTCCAGTGTTTACTTATCTTATAATTTGAAGTTTGTAGTACTTTCCACTGCaattcccca
This genomic stretch from Muntiacus reevesi chromosome 4, mMunRee1.1, whole genome shotgun sequence harbors:
- the LOC136166147 gene encoding lysozyme C, tracheal isozyme yields the protein MKALLILGLLLLSVAVQGKQFERCELARTLKKFGLAGYKGISLANWMCLTYGESRYNTHVTNYNPGSKSTDYGLFQINSKWWCNDGKTPRATNGCGVSCSALLKDDITQAVACAKKIVSEQGITAWVAWKKNCRNRDLTNYVKGCGV